One region of Brachybacterium saurashtrense genomic DNA includes:
- a CDS encoding ABC transporter permease: protein MTTVAATPARRAPRVLGLARAELTLLLRNRMQLVTALLMPLAVPFLYLPLARQGGTPETLAAGLGTMFVIALLFIVYYNLLSAYVARRQDLVLKRLRTGESSDAAVLGATAVPALLIATAMILVMSALSIPLLELPLPQNPLVLVVGLGLGAVVMVPLALMTANITRTVEAAQVTCLPLMAVLVIGAGAALPLEIMPDWFVRLIGLVPSAPITELVRLGWLGIDADGAAVTGAEVWTFVARQSAILLGWLVLGIWFVAQHFRWEPRG, encoded by the coding sequence ATGACCACCGTCGCCGCCACCCCCGCCCGTCGGGCGCCCCGCGTGCTGGGCCTCGCCCGCGCGGAGCTGACCCTGCTGCTGCGCAACCGCATGCAGCTCGTCACCGCGCTGCTGATGCCGCTCGCCGTGCCGTTCCTGTACCTGCCGCTCGCCCGCCAGGGCGGGACCCCGGAGACGCTCGCCGCCGGGCTGGGCACCATGTTCGTCATCGCCCTGCTGTTCATCGTCTACTACAACCTGCTCTCCGCCTACGTGGCCCGGCGCCAGGACCTGGTGCTGAAGCGGCTGCGCACCGGGGAGTCCTCGGATGCGGCGGTGCTGGGCGCCACGGCGGTGCCCGCCCTGCTGATCGCCACCGCGATGATCCTGGTGATGAGCGCGCTCTCGATCCCGCTGCTGGAGCTGCCGCTGCCGCAGAACCCGCTCGTGCTCGTGGTGGGGCTGGGGCTCGGCGCCGTGGTGATGGTGCCGCTGGCGCTGATGACCGCCAACATCACCCGCACCGTGGAGGCCGCCCAGGTGACCTGCCTGCCGCTGATGGCCGTGCTGGTGATCGGCGCCGGCGCCGCGCTGCCGCTGGAGATCATGCCCGACTGGTTCGTGCGCCTGATCGGCCTGGTGCCCTCCGCCCCGATCACCGAGCTGGTGCGCCTGGGCTGGCTGGGGATCGACGCCGACGGCGCCGCTGTCACCGGCGCCGAGGTGTGGACGTTCGTCGCGCGCCAGTCCGCGATCCTGCTCGGCTGGCTCGTGCTGGGCATCTGGTTCGTCGCCCAGCACTTCCGCTGGGAGCCGCGAGGCTGA
- a CDS encoding ABC transporter ATP-binding protein, giving the protein MTTTPVPILRAEALSRRYGRGGDSHLAVDSLDLEIHRGELFGLLGTNGAGKTSTLEVLEGLARPTGGSVSVFGHDPYRERRRVRPRQGLMLQTGGFPADLTATEALRMWTATLTTPRPVAEVLEEVDLTSRAGTRISSLSGGEVRRLDLACAIAGDPELLFLDEPTTGLDPESRARAWELISTLKARGTTIVLTTHYLDEAESLADRLAIMHRGRVVREGTVADVVAGHPSRIRVAVPEHAPALPALVGSARTGRDGRLDIRTTDLSADLYTLLTWSREHGLALDGLDARAASLESVFLEIAGGGAETAPSGTAPQAGTAHQPTTIGA; this is encoded by the coding sequence ATGACCACCACCCCCGTTCCCATCCTCCGCGCCGAGGCGCTCTCGCGCCGCTACGGGCGCGGCGGCGACTCCCACCTCGCCGTGGACTCCCTCGACCTGGAGATCCACCGCGGCGAGCTGTTCGGCCTGCTGGGCACCAACGGCGCCGGGAAGACCTCCACGCTCGAGGTGCTCGAGGGCCTCGCCCGCCCCACCGGCGGCAGCGTGAGCGTGTTCGGCCACGACCCGTACCGGGAGCGCCGTCGGGTGCGACCCCGCCAGGGGCTGATGCTGCAGACCGGCGGCTTCCCCGCGGATCTCACCGCCACCGAGGCGCTGCGCATGTGGACGGCGACGCTCACCACGCCGCGCCCCGTCGCCGAGGTGCTCGAGGAGGTCGATCTGACCTCGCGAGCCGGCACCCGCATCTCCTCCCTCTCCGGCGGCGAGGTGCGGCGGCTGGACCTGGCCTGCGCGATCGCGGGCGATCCCGAGCTGCTGTTCCTCGACGAGCCCACCACCGGCCTGGACCCGGAGTCCCGGGCACGGGCCTGGGAGCTGATCTCGACGCTCAAGGCCCGCGGCACCACCATCGTGCTCACCACCCACTACCTCGACGAGGCGGAGTCCCTCGCCGACAGGCTCGCGATCATGCATCGCGGCCGGGTGGTGCGCGAGGGCACGGTGGCCGACGTGGTCGCCGGGCACCCCTCGCGGATCCGCGTCGCGGTCCCCGAGCACGCCCCCGCCCTGCCGGCCCTCGTCGGCAGCGCGCGCACCGGGCGCGACGGCCGGCTCGACATCCGCACCACGGATCTCAGCGCCGACCTGTACACCCTGCTCACCTGGTCCCGGGAGCACGGCCTCGCGCTGGACGGGCTCGACGCCCGCGCCGCGAGCCTCGAGTCCGTGTTCCTCGAGATCGCCGGCGGCGGGGCCGAGACCGCGCCGTCGGGGACCGCCCCGCAGGCGGGGACTGCCCACCAGCCCACCACGATCGGAGCCTGA